In the genome of Drosophila yakuba strain Tai18E2 chromosome 3R, Prin_Dyak_Tai18E2_2.1, whole genome shotgun sequence, one region contains:
- the LOC6535844 gene encoding heterogeneous nuclear ribonucleoprotein Q isoform X5 encodes MEASNVQKDEGGGEALTSTILKSQSSIGIPSQMPSSSKMAEGNGELLDDINQKADDRGDGERTEDYPKLLEYGLDKKVAGKLDEIYKTGKLAHAELDERALDALKEFPVDGALNVLGQFLESNLEHVSNKSAYLCGVMKTYRQKSRASQQGVAAPAAVKGPDEDKIKKILERTGYTLDVTTGQRKYGGPPPHWEGNVPGNGCEVFCGKIPKDMYEDELIPLFENCGIIWDLRLMMDPMTGTNRGYAFVTFTNREAAVNAVRQLDNHEIKPGKCLKINISVPNLRLFVGNIPKSKGKDEILEEFGKLTAGLYEVIIYSSPDDKKKNRGFCFLEYESHKAASLAKRRLGTGRIKVWGCDIIVDWADPQEEPDEQTMSKVKVLYVRNLTQDVSEDKLKEQFEQYGKVERVKKIKDYAFIHFEDRDSAVEAMRGLNGKEIGASNIEVSLAKPPSDKKKKEEILRARERRMMQMMQTRPGIVGNLSPTHPSMMSLTPMRLQGARMPLRTPIPREYDYDYDYFGFSDYRQGLFANESYYEDLYRSYDGDYNYYDYPNGGGGGSGGGGSVSGGTVVPLSAGGSQNSPLASGQRSARGSASGPSGSSSIMGVGRGHGITVPRGRVVGQRGSISRLGAQTAPQAAAAAAAAGQAAAAVAQRGATGQGAPAATGGVRGVVPTRPSARGTQHVKPLQNLPVVGKRKFDGGHQNPADVKRRYPSGLIGNGGSWGSLPLPQQPLGTNGEQWYMDTFSAWS; translated from the exons ATGGAAGCCTCCAATGTGCAGAAGGATGAAGGGGGCGGCGAGGCGCTGACCTCCACGATCCTCAAGAGCCAATCTTCCATCGGGATCCCCAGCCAAATGCCCAGTTCCAGCA AAATGGCGGAAGGTAATGGCGAACTGTTAGATGACATTAACCAGAAAGCCGATGACCGTGGCGATGGCGAGCGTACAGAGGACTATCCCAAGCTACTGGAATACGGTCTTGACAAGAAG GTCGCCGGCAAACTGGATGAGATCTACAAAACCGGCAAGTTGGCTCACGCCGAGCTGGACGAGCGCGCCCTGGACGCGCTCAAGGAGTTTCCCGTCGATGGTGCCTTGAATGTGTTGGGACAGTTCCTGGAATCGAACCTGGAGCACGTGTCAAACAAGTCCGCCTACCTATGTGGCGTGATGAAGACGTACCGCCAGAAGAGTCGAGCCAGCCAGCAGGGCGTGGCCGCGCCCGCAGCTGTCAAAGGTCCTGACGAGGACAAGATCAAGAAAATCCTCGAGCGCACCGGCTACACATTAGATGTGACGACAG GTCAGCGTAAATACGGAGGACCGCCTCCGCATTGGGAGGGTAATGTGCCAGGCAACGGTTGCGAGGTTTTCTGCGGCAAGATACCCAAGGACATGTACGAGGACGAACTGATTCCGCTCTTCGAGAACTGCGGCATTATCTGGGACCTACGCCTCATGATGGACCCGATGACGGGCACAAATCGTGGTTATGCATTTGTCACATTCACAAATCGCGAAGCGGCCGTCAATGCAGTGCGACAG CTCGATAATCACGAAATAAAACCCGGCAAGtgtctaaaaataaatataagcgTACCGAATCTGCGCCTTTTCGTAGGCAATATTCCCAAGTCAAAGGGCAAAGATGAAATTTTAGAGGAATTTGGTAAACTTACAG CTGGCCTATACGAGGTAATCATATACAGTTCGCCAGATGATAAGAAAAAGAATCGCGGTTTTTGCTTTCTTGAATACGAGTCACACAAGGCGGCATCTTTGGCCAAACGAAGACTTGGCACAGGAAGAATTAAG GTTTGGGGATGTGATATAATAGTCGACTGGGCCGATCCACAGGAGGAGCCGGATGAGCAAACTATGTCCAAAGTTAAAGTTCTTTATGTGCGAAATCTTACCCAGGACGTCTCAGAGGATAAACTAAAG GAACAATTTGAGCAATACGGAAAGGTGGAACGCGTTAAGAAAATCAAAGACTATGCCTTTATACACTTTGAGGATCGTGATAGCGCCGTCGAAGCTATGCGTGGCCTTAATGGCAAGGAGATCGGCGCCTCGAATATTGAG GTCTCTCTAGCCAAACCTCCTTcagacaaaaagaaaaaggaggaaattctgCGTGCTCGCGAGCGCCGAATGATGCAAATGATGCAAACGCGTCCCGGGATCGTGGG AAACCTGTCGCCGACACATCCTAGCATGATGTCCTTGACGCCCATGCGCCTCCAAGGGGCGCGCATGCCGCTGCGTACGCCGATACCCCGCGAATACG ACTACGATTACGACTATTTCGGGTTCTCGGACTACCGCCAAGGGCTCTTTGCCAATGAGTCCTACTACGAGGACCTGTACCGCTCGTATGATGGGGATTACAACTACTATGATTACCCGAACGGTGGAGGAGGGGGCAGCGGGGGAGGAGGGAGTGTGTCCGGCGGTACGGTGGTTCCGCTCTCGGCCGGCGGCTCCCAGAATTCACCGCTGGCTAGTGGACAGCGATCGGCCAGAGGATCGGCCAGTGGTCCCAGTGGTTCCTCGAGCATTATG GGAGTTGGTCGTGGGCATGGAATCACAGTGCCGCGTGGCAGAGTCGTTGGCCAACGTGGCAGCATCAGTCGTCTGGGGGCCCAAACAGCGCCAcaggcggcggcagcggcagcggcggcgggacaggcggcggcggcggtaGCTCAGCGGGGGGCCACCGGTCAGGGGGCGCCGGCAGCAACCGGGGGGGTCCGTGGGGTGGTGCCAACGCGTCCCAGCGCTCGTGGCACCCAGCACGTCAAGCCGCTACAAAATTTACCAG TAGTCGGTAAACGTAAGTTCGATGGAGGTCACCAAAATCCGGCAGATGTTAAGCGACGTTACCCGAGCGGTTTAATAGGAAATGGCGGCAGTTGGGGCAGTTTACCGCTACCACAGCAACCTTTAGGCACCAATGGTGAACAGTGGTACATGGATACGTTTTCGGCATGGAGTTAA
- the LOC6535844 gene encoding heterogeneous nuclear ribonucleoprotein R isoform X18, producing the protein MEASNVQKDEGGGEALTSTILKSQSSIGIPSQMPSSSKMAEGNGELLDDINQKADDRGDGERTEDYPKLLEYGLDKKVAGKLDEIYKTGKLAHAELDERALDALKEFPVDGALNVLGQFLESNLEHVSNKSAYLCGVMKTYRQKSRASQQGVAAPAAVKGPDEDKIKKILERTGYTLDVTTGQRKYGGPPPHWEGNVPGNGCEVFCGKIPKDMYEDELIPLFENCGIIWDLRLMMDPMTGTNRGYAFVTFTNREAAVNAVRQLDNHEIKPGKCLKINISVPNLRLFVGNIPKSKGKDEILEEFGKLTAGLYEVIIYSSPDDKKKNRGFCFLEYESHKAASLAKRRLGTGRIKVWGCDIIVDWADPQEEPDEQTMSKVKVLYVRNLTQDVSEDKLKEQFEQYGKVERVKKIKDYAFIHFEDRDSAVEAMRGLNGKEIGASNIEVSLAKPPSDKKKKEEILRARERRMMQMMQTRPGIVGFETLSPYRNLSPTHPSMMSLTPMRLQGARMPLRTPIPREYVVGKRKFDGGHQNPADVKRRYPSGLIGNGGSWGSLPLPQQPLGTNGEQWYMDTFSAWS; encoded by the exons ATGGAAGCCTCCAATGTGCAGAAGGATGAAGGGGGCGGCGAGGCGCTGACCTCCACGATCCTCAAGAGCCAATCTTCCATCGGGATCCCCAGCCAAATGCCCAGTTCCAGCA AAATGGCGGAAGGTAATGGCGAACTGTTAGATGACATTAACCAGAAAGCCGATGACCGTGGCGATGGCGAGCGTACAGAGGACTATCCCAAGCTACTGGAATACGGTCTTGACAAGAAG GTCGCCGGCAAACTGGATGAGATCTACAAAACCGGCAAGTTGGCTCACGCCGAGCTGGACGAGCGCGCCCTGGACGCGCTCAAGGAGTTTCCCGTCGATGGTGCCTTGAATGTGTTGGGACAGTTCCTGGAATCGAACCTGGAGCACGTGTCAAACAAGTCCGCCTACCTATGTGGCGTGATGAAGACGTACCGCCAGAAGAGTCGAGCCAGCCAGCAGGGCGTGGCCGCGCCCGCAGCTGTCAAAGGTCCTGACGAGGACAAGATCAAGAAAATCCTCGAGCGCACCGGCTACACATTAGATGTGACGACAG GTCAGCGTAAATACGGAGGACCGCCTCCGCATTGGGAGGGTAATGTGCCAGGCAACGGTTGCGAGGTTTTCTGCGGCAAGATACCCAAGGACATGTACGAGGACGAACTGATTCCGCTCTTCGAGAACTGCGGCATTATCTGGGACCTACGCCTCATGATGGACCCGATGACGGGCACAAATCGTGGTTATGCATTTGTCACATTCACAAATCGCGAAGCGGCCGTCAATGCAGTGCGACAG CTCGATAATCACGAAATAAAACCCGGCAAGtgtctaaaaataaatataagcgTACCGAATCTGCGCCTTTTCGTAGGCAATATTCCCAAGTCAAAGGGCAAAGATGAAATTTTAGAGGAATTTGGTAAACTTACAG CTGGCCTATACGAGGTAATCATATACAGTTCGCCAGATGATAAGAAAAAGAATCGCGGTTTTTGCTTTCTTGAATACGAGTCACACAAGGCGGCATCTTTGGCCAAACGAAGACTTGGCACAGGAAGAATTAAG GTTTGGGGATGTGATATAATAGTCGACTGGGCCGATCCACAGGAGGAGCCGGATGAGCAAACTATGTCCAAAGTTAAAGTTCTTTATGTGCGAAATCTTACCCAGGACGTCTCAGAGGATAAACTAAAG GAACAATTTGAGCAATACGGAAAGGTGGAACGCGTTAAGAAAATCAAAGACTATGCCTTTATACACTTTGAGGATCGTGATAGCGCCGTCGAAGCTATGCGTGGCCTTAATGGCAAGGAGATCGGCGCCTCGAATATTGAG GTCTCTCTAGCCAAACCTCCTTcagacaaaaagaaaaaggaggaaattctgCGTGCTCGCGAGCGCCGAATGATGCAAATGATGCAAACGCGTCCCGGGATCGTGGG ATTTGAAACCTTGTCTCCATACAGAAACCTGTCGCCGACACATCCTAGCATGATGTCCTTGACGCCCATGCGCCTCCAAGGGGCGCGCATGCCGCTGCGTACGCCGATACCCCGCGAATACG TAGTCGGTAAACGTAAGTTCGATGGAGGTCACCAAAATCCGGCAGATGTTAAGCGACGTTACCCGAGCGGTTTAATAGGAAATGGCGGCAGTTGGGGCAGTTTACCGCTACCACAGCAACCTTTAGGCACCAATGGTGAACAGTGGTACATGGATACGTTTTCGGCATGGAGTTAA
- the LOC6535844 gene encoding heterogeneous nuclear ribonucleoprotein R isoform X20: MEASNVQKDEGGGEALTSTILKSQSSIGIPSQMPSSSKMAEGNGELLDDINQKADDRGDGERTEDYPKLLEYGLDKKVAGKLDEIYKTGKLAHAELDERALDALKEFPVDGALNVLGQFLESNLEHVSNKSAYLCGVMKTYRQKSRASQQGVAAPAAVKGPDEDKIKKILERTGYTLDVTTGQRKYGGPPPHWEGNVPGNGCEVFCGKIPKDMYEDELIPLFENCGIIWDLRLMMDPMTGTNRGYAFVTFTNREAAVNAVRQLDNHEIKPGKCLKINISVPNLRLFVGNIPKSKGKDEILEEFGKLTAGLYEVIIYSSPDDKKKNRGFCFLEYESHKAASLAKRRLGTGRIKVWGCDIIVDWADPQEEPDEQTMSKVKVLYVRNLTQDVSEDKLKEQFEQYGKVERVKKIKDYAFIHFEDRDSAVEAMRGLNGKEIGASNIEVSLAKPPSDKKKKEEILRARERRMMQMMQTRPGIVGNLSPTHPSMMSLTPMRLQGARMPLRTPIPREYVVGKRKFDGGHQNPADVKRRYPSGLIGNGGSWGSLPLPQQPLGTNGEQWYMDTFSAWS, from the exons ATGGAAGCCTCCAATGTGCAGAAGGATGAAGGGGGCGGCGAGGCGCTGACCTCCACGATCCTCAAGAGCCAATCTTCCATCGGGATCCCCAGCCAAATGCCCAGTTCCAGCA AAATGGCGGAAGGTAATGGCGAACTGTTAGATGACATTAACCAGAAAGCCGATGACCGTGGCGATGGCGAGCGTACAGAGGACTATCCCAAGCTACTGGAATACGGTCTTGACAAGAAG GTCGCCGGCAAACTGGATGAGATCTACAAAACCGGCAAGTTGGCTCACGCCGAGCTGGACGAGCGCGCCCTGGACGCGCTCAAGGAGTTTCCCGTCGATGGTGCCTTGAATGTGTTGGGACAGTTCCTGGAATCGAACCTGGAGCACGTGTCAAACAAGTCCGCCTACCTATGTGGCGTGATGAAGACGTACCGCCAGAAGAGTCGAGCCAGCCAGCAGGGCGTGGCCGCGCCCGCAGCTGTCAAAGGTCCTGACGAGGACAAGATCAAGAAAATCCTCGAGCGCACCGGCTACACATTAGATGTGACGACAG GTCAGCGTAAATACGGAGGACCGCCTCCGCATTGGGAGGGTAATGTGCCAGGCAACGGTTGCGAGGTTTTCTGCGGCAAGATACCCAAGGACATGTACGAGGACGAACTGATTCCGCTCTTCGAGAACTGCGGCATTATCTGGGACCTACGCCTCATGATGGACCCGATGACGGGCACAAATCGTGGTTATGCATTTGTCACATTCACAAATCGCGAAGCGGCCGTCAATGCAGTGCGACAG CTCGATAATCACGAAATAAAACCCGGCAAGtgtctaaaaataaatataagcgTACCGAATCTGCGCCTTTTCGTAGGCAATATTCCCAAGTCAAAGGGCAAAGATGAAATTTTAGAGGAATTTGGTAAACTTACAG CTGGCCTATACGAGGTAATCATATACAGTTCGCCAGATGATAAGAAAAAGAATCGCGGTTTTTGCTTTCTTGAATACGAGTCACACAAGGCGGCATCTTTGGCCAAACGAAGACTTGGCACAGGAAGAATTAAG GTTTGGGGATGTGATATAATAGTCGACTGGGCCGATCCACAGGAGGAGCCGGATGAGCAAACTATGTCCAAAGTTAAAGTTCTTTATGTGCGAAATCTTACCCAGGACGTCTCAGAGGATAAACTAAAG GAACAATTTGAGCAATACGGAAAGGTGGAACGCGTTAAGAAAATCAAAGACTATGCCTTTATACACTTTGAGGATCGTGATAGCGCCGTCGAAGCTATGCGTGGCCTTAATGGCAAGGAGATCGGCGCCTCGAATATTGAG GTCTCTCTAGCCAAACCTCCTTcagacaaaaagaaaaaggaggaaattctgCGTGCTCGCGAGCGCCGAATGATGCAAATGATGCAAACGCGTCCCGGGATCGTGGG AAACCTGTCGCCGACACATCCTAGCATGATGTCCTTGACGCCCATGCGCCTCCAAGGGGCGCGCATGCCGCTGCGTACGCCGATACCCCGCGAATACG TAGTCGGTAAACGTAAGTTCGATGGAGGTCACCAAAATCCGGCAGATGTTAAGCGACGTTACCCGAGCGGTTTAATAGGAAATGGCGGCAGTTGGGGCAGTTTACCGCTACCACAGCAACCTTTAGGCACCAATGGTGAACAGTGGTACATGGATACGTTTTCGGCATGGAGTTAA
- the LOC6535844 gene encoding heterogeneous nuclear ribonucleoprotein R isoform X19: protein MEASNVQKDEGGGEALTSTILKSQSSIGIPSQMPSSSKMAEGNGELLDDINQKADDRGDGERTEDYPKLLEYGLDKKVAGKLDEIYKTGKLAHAELDERALDALKEFPVDGALNVLGQFLESNLEHVSNKSAYLCGVMKTYRQKSRASQQGVAAPAAVKGPDEDKIKKILERTGYTLDVTTGQRKYGGPPPHWEGNVPGNGCEVFCGKIPKDMYEDELIPLFENCGIIWDLRLMMDPMTGTNRGYAFVTFTNREAAVNAVRQLDNHEIKPGKCLKINISVPNLRLFVGNIPKSKGKDEILEEFGKLTAGLYEVIIYSSPDDKKKNRGFCFLEYESHKAASLAKRRLGTGRIKVWGCDIIVDWADPQEEPDEQTMSKVKVLYVRNLTQDVSEDKLKEQFEQYGKVERVKKIKDYAFIHFEDRDSAVEAMRGLNGKEIGASNIEVSLAKPPSDKKKKEEILRARERRMMQMMQTRPGIVGFETLSPYRNLSPTHPSMMSLTPMRLQGARMPLRTPIPREYVGKRKFDGGHQNPADVKRRYPSGLIGNGGSWGSLPLPQQPLGTNGEQWYMDTFSAWS from the exons ATGGAAGCCTCCAATGTGCAGAAGGATGAAGGGGGCGGCGAGGCGCTGACCTCCACGATCCTCAAGAGCCAATCTTCCATCGGGATCCCCAGCCAAATGCCCAGTTCCAGCA AAATGGCGGAAGGTAATGGCGAACTGTTAGATGACATTAACCAGAAAGCCGATGACCGTGGCGATGGCGAGCGTACAGAGGACTATCCCAAGCTACTGGAATACGGTCTTGACAAGAAG GTCGCCGGCAAACTGGATGAGATCTACAAAACCGGCAAGTTGGCTCACGCCGAGCTGGACGAGCGCGCCCTGGACGCGCTCAAGGAGTTTCCCGTCGATGGTGCCTTGAATGTGTTGGGACAGTTCCTGGAATCGAACCTGGAGCACGTGTCAAACAAGTCCGCCTACCTATGTGGCGTGATGAAGACGTACCGCCAGAAGAGTCGAGCCAGCCAGCAGGGCGTGGCCGCGCCCGCAGCTGTCAAAGGTCCTGACGAGGACAAGATCAAGAAAATCCTCGAGCGCACCGGCTACACATTAGATGTGACGACAG GTCAGCGTAAATACGGAGGACCGCCTCCGCATTGGGAGGGTAATGTGCCAGGCAACGGTTGCGAGGTTTTCTGCGGCAAGATACCCAAGGACATGTACGAGGACGAACTGATTCCGCTCTTCGAGAACTGCGGCATTATCTGGGACCTACGCCTCATGATGGACCCGATGACGGGCACAAATCGTGGTTATGCATTTGTCACATTCACAAATCGCGAAGCGGCCGTCAATGCAGTGCGACAG CTCGATAATCACGAAATAAAACCCGGCAAGtgtctaaaaataaatataagcgTACCGAATCTGCGCCTTTTCGTAGGCAATATTCCCAAGTCAAAGGGCAAAGATGAAATTTTAGAGGAATTTGGTAAACTTACAG CTGGCCTATACGAGGTAATCATATACAGTTCGCCAGATGATAAGAAAAAGAATCGCGGTTTTTGCTTTCTTGAATACGAGTCACACAAGGCGGCATCTTTGGCCAAACGAAGACTTGGCACAGGAAGAATTAAG GTTTGGGGATGTGATATAATAGTCGACTGGGCCGATCCACAGGAGGAGCCGGATGAGCAAACTATGTCCAAAGTTAAAGTTCTTTATGTGCGAAATCTTACCCAGGACGTCTCAGAGGATAAACTAAAG GAACAATTTGAGCAATACGGAAAGGTGGAACGCGTTAAGAAAATCAAAGACTATGCCTTTATACACTTTGAGGATCGTGATAGCGCCGTCGAAGCTATGCGTGGCCTTAATGGCAAGGAGATCGGCGCCTCGAATATTGAG GTCTCTCTAGCCAAACCTCCTTcagacaaaaagaaaaaggaggaaattctgCGTGCTCGCGAGCGCCGAATGATGCAAATGATGCAAACGCGTCCCGGGATCGTGGG ATTTGAAACCTTGTCTCCATACAGAAACCTGTCGCCGACACATCCTAGCATGATGTCCTTGACGCCCATGCGCCTCCAAGGGGCGCGCATGCCGCTGCGTACGCCGATACCCCGCGAATACG TCGGTAAACGTAAGTTCGATGGAGGTCACCAAAATCCGGCAGATGTTAAGCGACGTTACCCGAGCGGTTTAATAGGAAATGGCGGCAGTTGGGGCAGTTTACCGCTACCACAGCAACCTTTAGGCACCAATGGTGAACAGTGGTACATGGATACGTTTTCGGCATGGAGTTAA
- the LOC6535844 gene encoding heterogeneous nuclear ribonucleoprotein R isoform X22, which produces MEASNVQKDEGGGEALTSTILKSQSSIGIPSQMPSSSKMAEGNGELLDDINQKADDRGDGERTEDYPKLLEYGLDKKVAGKLDEIYKTGKLAHAELDERALDALKEFPVDGALNVLGQFLESNLEHVSNKSAYLCGVMKTYRQKSRASQQGVAAPAAVKGPDEDKIKKILERTGYTLDVTTGQRKYGGPPPHWEGNVPGNGCEVFCGKIPKDMYEDELIPLFENCGIIWDLRLMMDPMTGTNRGYAFVTFTNREAAVNAVRQLDNHEIKPGKCLKINISVPNLRLFVGNIPKSKGKDEILEEFGKLTAGLYEVIIYSSPDDKKKNRGFCFLEYESHKAASLAKRRLGTGRIKVWGCDIIVDWADPQEEPDEQTMSKVKVLYVRNLTQDVSEDKLKEQFEQYGKVERVKKIKDYAFIHFEDRDSAVEAMRGLNGKEIGASNIEVSLAKPPSDKKKKEEILRARERRMMQMMQTRPGIVGNLSPTHPSMMSLTPMRLQGARMPLRTPIPREYVGKRKFDGGHQNPADVKRRYPSGLIGNGGSWGSLPLPQQPLGTNGEQWYMDTFSAWS; this is translated from the exons ATGGAAGCCTCCAATGTGCAGAAGGATGAAGGGGGCGGCGAGGCGCTGACCTCCACGATCCTCAAGAGCCAATCTTCCATCGGGATCCCCAGCCAAATGCCCAGTTCCAGCA AAATGGCGGAAGGTAATGGCGAACTGTTAGATGACATTAACCAGAAAGCCGATGACCGTGGCGATGGCGAGCGTACAGAGGACTATCCCAAGCTACTGGAATACGGTCTTGACAAGAAG GTCGCCGGCAAACTGGATGAGATCTACAAAACCGGCAAGTTGGCTCACGCCGAGCTGGACGAGCGCGCCCTGGACGCGCTCAAGGAGTTTCCCGTCGATGGTGCCTTGAATGTGTTGGGACAGTTCCTGGAATCGAACCTGGAGCACGTGTCAAACAAGTCCGCCTACCTATGTGGCGTGATGAAGACGTACCGCCAGAAGAGTCGAGCCAGCCAGCAGGGCGTGGCCGCGCCCGCAGCTGTCAAAGGTCCTGACGAGGACAAGATCAAGAAAATCCTCGAGCGCACCGGCTACACATTAGATGTGACGACAG GTCAGCGTAAATACGGAGGACCGCCTCCGCATTGGGAGGGTAATGTGCCAGGCAACGGTTGCGAGGTTTTCTGCGGCAAGATACCCAAGGACATGTACGAGGACGAACTGATTCCGCTCTTCGAGAACTGCGGCATTATCTGGGACCTACGCCTCATGATGGACCCGATGACGGGCACAAATCGTGGTTATGCATTTGTCACATTCACAAATCGCGAAGCGGCCGTCAATGCAGTGCGACAG CTCGATAATCACGAAATAAAACCCGGCAAGtgtctaaaaataaatataagcgTACCGAATCTGCGCCTTTTCGTAGGCAATATTCCCAAGTCAAAGGGCAAAGATGAAATTTTAGAGGAATTTGGTAAACTTACAG CTGGCCTATACGAGGTAATCATATACAGTTCGCCAGATGATAAGAAAAAGAATCGCGGTTTTTGCTTTCTTGAATACGAGTCACACAAGGCGGCATCTTTGGCCAAACGAAGACTTGGCACAGGAAGAATTAAG GTTTGGGGATGTGATATAATAGTCGACTGGGCCGATCCACAGGAGGAGCCGGATGAGCAAACTATGTCCAAAGTTAAAGTTCTTTATGTGCGAAATCTTACCCAGGACGTCTCAGAGGATAAACTAAAG GAACAATTTGAGCAATACGGAAAGGTGGAACGCGTTAAGAAAATCAAAGACTATGCCTTTATACACTTTGAGGATCGTGATAGCGCCGTCGAAGCTATGCGTGGCCTTAATGGCAAGGAGATCGGCGCCTCGAATATTGAG GTCTCTCTAGCCAAACCTCCTTcagacaaaaagaaaaaggaggaaattctgCGTGCTCGCGAGCGCCGAATGATGCAAATGATGCAAACGCGTCCCGGGATCGTGGG AAACCTGTCGCCGACACATCCTAGCATGATGTCCTTGACGCCCATGCGCCTCCAAGGGGCGCGCATGCCGCTGCGTACGCCGATACCCCGCGAATACG TCGGTAAACGTAAGTTCGATGGAGGTCACCAAAATCCGGCAGATGTTAAGCGACGTTACCCGAGCGGTTTAATAGGAAATGGCGGCAGTTGGGGCAGTTTACCGCTACCACAGCAACCTTTAGGCACCAATGGTGAACAGTGGTACATGGATACGTTTTCGGCATGGAGTTAA